The Vibrio navarrensis genome has a segment encoding these proteins:
- a CDS encoding Rho-binding antiterminator → MISCSDYDYIEIVCLFKYPVELTMKSGSIICGKALDTARNQANEECIKLQTEGTEILVVLNSVTKLKVSVNNPHFQEVTFN, encoded by the coding sequence ATGATTAGTTGCAGTGATTATGACTACATTGAGATAGTTTGTTTGTTCAAATATCCAGTGGAGCTGACGATGAAATCGGGCTCAATAATCTGTGGAAAGGCTCTAGATACAGCTCGAAATCAAGCTAACGAAGAATGTATCAAACTTCAAACTGAAGGGACTGAAATCTTAGTGGTTTTAAATTCAGTGACCAAGCTAAAAGTATCGGTCAATAATCCACATTTTCAAGAGGTTACCTTTAATTGA
- a CDS encoding DUF1801 domain-containing protein, translating to MNKVVKERFDEYPEKARIRLEELRNLVFQIASDLELGEVDETLKWGEPSYSVKTGSPLRMDWKLKSPNNYYLFFNCQTKLVDTFRELYGEELVFQGNRAIVLSLSKALPETTIKSCLELALTYQQRKNLPLLGA from the coding sequence GTGAACAAGGTAGTCAAAGAACGCTTCGACGAATATCCGGAAAAGGCTCGTATTAGGCTAGAGGAACTACGAAATCTAGTCTTTCAAATCGCATCTGATTTGGAGCTGGGTGAAGTCGATGAAACTCTAAAGTGGGGTGAACCTAGCTATAGTGTAAAAACAGGCAGCCCGTTAAGAATGGACTGGAAGCTGAAATCTCCTAACAATTATTACCTGTTCTTTAATTGCCAAACTAAGTTAGTCGATACATTTCGAGAATTGTATGGTGAAGAACTGGTGTTTCAGGGAAACAGAGCAATAGTTCTGTCCTTATCGAAAGCGTTACCAGAAACAACAATCAAGTCCTGTTTAGAGTTAGCTTTAACCTATCAACAGCGTAAAAATTTGCCTCTTTTGGGCGCGTGA
- a CDS encoding GNAT family N-acetyltransferase — protein MKISVVKSGQIGAYEAELNAHLNSVFGQDSMFIFNREFVCAILIEDDNQIIATGFAYSRLMKQGSISFKGGIIGGIAITPSKRGLGLAKVIVKELDRCLVSFGVTHSFLFAYDPDVYRSSGYSELVLPIHYFDVERKNWNQFVYRGGMVKSYNGSHALSDQVIEFNGCVY, from the coding sequence TTGAAAATATCAGTTGTCAAAAGTGGTCAGATTGGGGCTTACGAAGCTGAACTTAATGCTCATCTAAACTCCGTTTTTGGCCAAGATTCCATGTTCATTTTCAATCGTGAGTTCGTCTGTGCAATTCTTATTGAAGACGATAATCAGATTATCGCTACTGGTTTTGCTTATAGTCGTTTAATGAAGCAGGGCTCAATAAGCTTCAAAGGGGGCATAATTGGTGGTATTGCCATTACACCAAGTAAGCGTGGTTTGGGCTTGGCTAAAGTCATCGTGAAAGAACTCGATCGATGCTTAGTGTCTTTTGGCGTAACTCATTCTTTTCTCTTCGCTTATGACCCAGATGTTTATCGAAGCTCAGGGTATTCGGAGTTAGTTTTGCCTATCCATTACTTCGACGTGGAGCGGAAAAATTGGAATCAGTTTGTCTACCGTGGAGGTATGGTTAAGTCTTACAATGGCAGTCATGCTTTAAGCGACCAAGTCATTGAATTTAATGGTTGTGTGTATTGA
- a CDS encoding ClbS/DfsB family four-helix bundle protein translates to MSSVPQSKDELLAAINSIFPKRVDDYRIVPESLSRKCEIEGNVKGTQISICDTVAYLVGWGKLVLKWHSLKSQGLPVDFPDTGYKWNQLGLLAVSFHDQYSDWKYEDLLKELDLTINELIYLVSSLDNEELYETAWYEKWTLGRMIQFNTSSPMKNMRTKVRRFNKNNELR, encoded by the coding sequence ATGTCATCAGTTCCACAATCAAAAGATGAGTTACTCGCTGCCATCAACTCTATATTTCCCAAACGTGTGGACGATTATCGGATTGTTCCAGAATCATTATCACGTAAGTGTGAAATTGAAGGTAATGTAAAAGGAACACAAATTAGCATTTGTGACACTGTAGCTTATCTTGTAGGTTGGGGGAAGTTGGTCTTGAAATGGCATAGTTTGAAGTCTCAAGGTTTACCAGTAGATTTCCCTGATACTGGTTATAAATGGAATCAACTTGGTTTATTGGCAGTCAGTTTTCACGATCAGTACAGTGACTGGAAATACGAAGACTTACTCAAGGAGTTGGACTTAACCATTAACGAGCTTATCTATCTAGTTTCAAGCTTAGACAATGAAGAATTGTATGAAACGGCATGGTATGAAAAGTGGACGTTGGGTCGAATGATCCAGTTCAATACATCATCACCAATGAAAAATATGCGTACTAAAGTTAGACGATTTAATAAAAACAATGAGTTACGGTGA
- a CDS encoding DUF645 family protein, which yields MLDVLLGKFGFTKGSIIAVILLSLSRTLNRGQLNLYCFEFWQSTSQLLALDVCLFDAFA from the coding sequence TTGTTAGATGTTCTACTCGGAAAGTTTGGTTTCACAAAAGGCAGCATCATCGCTGTGATCTTGCTTTCTTTGTCGCGGACCCTTAACCGTGGCCAACTTAACCTTTATTGTTTTGAGTTTTGGCAGTCAACTTCACAGCTTTTGGCGTTGGACGTGTGCTTGTTCGATGCATTTGCGTAA
- a CDS encoding GNAT family N-acetyltransferase: MDIVYEINVTEAQHKAIETLRNQSFPEHKANRSYYKQLPHMRALQYEDDMLVGYLGLDYRAVKVGDEVYKILGIIDFCVAEQYRGKGIGSLMLSEVSLFAKGKAVDFIMLISELDEFYLKHGYSKVEAVHSWLRLHEHTNYGVAVEHIDELFIKSVSGKEWIKGHLDWLGYMY, translated from the coding sequence ATGGACATCGTATATGAGATTAATGTAACGGAAGCACAGCATAAAGCTATCGAGACTCTGAGAAATCAGTCCTTTCCCGAGCATAAAGCCAATCGCTCGTATTACAAGCAACTACCTCATATGCGTGCTTTGCAATACGAAGATGACATGCTCGTGGGTTACCTTGGGTTAGATTATCGTGCGGTTAAAGTCGGTGATGAAGTTTACAAAATCTTAGGCATCATTGATTTTTGCGTTGCCGAGCAATATCGAGGTAAAGGTATCGGGTCACTTATGCTTTCTGAAGTGTCTTTGTTTGCAAAGGGGAAAGCAGTTGATTTCATCATGCTTATTTCTGAGCTAGATGAGTTCTATTTGAAGCATGGTTACAGCAAAGTGGAGGCTGTGCATTCTTGGTTGAGGCTTCATGAGCACACAAACTACGGTGTAGCAGTAGAGCATATTGATGAGTTGTTCATAAAGTCAGTAAGTGGCAAGGAGTGGATAAAAGGCCATTTAGATTGGTTGGGTTACATGTATTAA
- a CDS encoding ISL3 family transposase, translating to MATPIGTSPCYIQIANQRIECRACNTLGYLPLNFVPRPKVRYTKGFEQYVLSLSALNVTINAIAKLCGVCWDTVKDIQKHYLQKRYSQPCLKNVTHIGIDEIYCGSKSGFMTVVIDMKTSAVIYTEKGKKAESLDGFWKRKLRCKKPIEAVATDMGQAYISSVKQHAPKAKLVIDRFHVVKRFNEKLTEFRRELQNSMSNKNDAQYLKNTRWLLVSNPDRLDEQGQARLERALAANQPLAVVYYLKEKLRMLWSQPSKIERSGPRFSDMTLSGRSVLIVPNNTGTDYD from the coding sequence ATCGCTACGCCAATCGGCACTAGCCCCTGTTACATCCAGATAGCAAACCAGCGGATTGAATGCCGAGCTTGTAATACACTCGGGTATTTGCCGCTTAACTTTGTTCCTCGTCCCAAAGTGCGTTACACAAAGGGCTTTGAACAGTATGTTCTCTCGCTGTCAGCATTGAACGTCACCATCAATGCCATTGCCAAGCTATGTGGTGTCTGTTGGGATACAGTGAAAGATATTCAGAAGCATTACCTGCAAAAGCGATACTCTCAACCTTGTCTTAAAAACGTCACTCACATTGGAATTGATGAGATTTACTGTGGCTCAAAAAGTGGCTTCATGACGGTTGTGATTGATATGAAGACAAGTGCCGTCATTTATACAGAGAAAGGAAAGAAGGCCGAAAGCCTTGACGGTTTTTGGAAACGGAAGCTGCGTTGTAAAAAGCCGATTGAAGCCGTCGCCACCGATATGGGACAGGCATACATCTCTTCGGTAAAACAGCACGCCCCGAAGGCGAAGTTGGTCATTGACCGTTTCCACGTGGTGAAGCGTTTTAATGAAAAGCTGACAGAGTTCAGGCGTGAACTACAAAATTCGATGAGTAACAAAAATGACGCTCAATACCTTAAGAATACTCGTTGGTTATTGGTAAGTAATCCCGATAGGTTAGATGAGCAAGGCCAAGCGAGATTGGAGCGAGCACTCGCAGCCAATCAGCCCTTAGCGGTGGTTTATTATTTAAAAGAGAAGTTAAGAATGCTGTGGTCGCAGCCATCAAAGATAGAGAGAAGTGGCCCCCGATTTTCGGACATGACTTTAAGTGGTCGATCTGTTTTGATAGTACCCAACAATACAGGGACAGATTATGACTAG
- a CDS encoding IS3-like element ISVpa4 family transposase (programmed frameshift), which yields MTRKRRNHSPEFKAKVALDAAKGDKTVAELAQKYNLHANQISTWKKELLENAAMIFATENHTGKENSEEVDKLHAKIGQLTMENGFFGQSARSLDRAQRKSSLVKSTPLPIKRQCELLNIARSTAYYQPIGLSAEEIALRRMIDEIHLQYPFMGSRRIRTELAKKGHSVNRKRVVRLMRDMGIGAIYPKPKTTLANKAHKVYPYLLRDIEVTYPNQAWAIDITYIPMAKGFLYLVAIIDWYSRKVLAWRLSNTMDTSFCIEALEEALKHYGPPDIFNSDQGSQFTSTEFTQKLIEHDIRISMDGKGRWVDNVFIERLWRSLKYEEVYLKAYTTPREAELEIGNYMVFYNEERNHQGLNNLTPDEAYFGRQRYAA from the exons ATGACTAGAAAACGTAGAAACCACTCTCCTGAGTTTAAAGCTAAGGTGGCACTCGATGCCGCTAAAGGCGATAAAACCGTCGCTGAGTTAGCTCAGAAATACAACCTGCACGCTAACCAAATCTCGACATGGAAAAAGGAGCTGCTTGAAAACGCAGCCATGATTTTTGCCACCGAAAATCACACAGGAAAAGAGAATTCCGAAGAAGTGGACAAACTTCACGCCAAGATCGGTCAATTGACCATGGAAAATG GATTTTTTGGCCAAAGTGCTCGGTCGTTAGACCGAGCCCAGCGAAAGAGTTCGCTGGTTAAATCCACCCCATTGCCGATAAAGCGCCAGTGTGAGCTGCTCAATATTGCTCGCTCTACCGCTTACTATCAACCCATAGGACTCTCTGCTGAGGAGATTGCGTTGCGCCGTATGATTGACGAAATTCATCTTCAGTATCCGTTTATGGGCAGTCGGCGCATTCGAACTGAGCTGGCTAAGAAGGGTCATAGCGTTAATCGTAAGCGTGTTGTTCGACTCATGCGCGATATGGGGATTGGGGCGATTTACCCCAAGCCCAAAACGACGCTGGCGAACAAAGCACACAAGGTGTATCCCTACCTGTTGCGTGATATCGAAGTCACTTACCCAAACCAAGCTTGGGCGATTGATATCACGTACATCCCAATGGCGAAGGGGTTCCTGTACCTCGTTGCTATTATCGACTGGTATAGCCGCAAAGTGCTGGCTTGGCGACTATCCAACACCATGGACACGAGTTTTTGTATCGAAGCGCTTGAGGAAGCGCTGAAGCATTATGGGCCACCTGATATCTTTAACTCAGATCAAGGCAGCCAGTTTACCAGCACAGAGTTCACACAGAAGTTAATTGAACATGACATACGTATAAGCATGGACGGGAAAGGCCGCTGGGTTGACAATGTTTTCATTGAGCGATTATGGCGAAGCCTGAAATATGAGGAGGTTTACTTAAAGGCTTATACCACGCCCCGTGAAGCCGAGCTTGAAATCGGCAACTACATGGTGTTTTATAATGAAGAGCGTAACCATCAAGGACTCAATAACCTCACTCCTGATGAGGCCTACTTCGGTAGGCAAAGATACGCAGCATGA
- a CDS encoding type II toxin-antitoxin system CcdA family antitoxin, which produces MRNSYSTQAPKKAANLSLNSELLAEAKRLNINLSATMEKALEKEVKQRRKTEWLEQNADAISACNELTENHGLFSDSYRVF; this is translated from the coding sequence ATGAGAAACTCATATAGTACGCAAGCACCCAAAAAGGCTGCAAACTTAAGCTTAAACAGCGAACTACTCGCTGAAGCTAAGCGACTAAACATAAACCTCTCTGCAACAATGGAAAAAGCTCTTGAAAAAGAAGTTAAACAACGCCGTAAAACTGAGTGGTTAGAGCAAAATGCAGATGCTATTAGCGCTTGCAATGAACTAACAGAAAATCACGGCCTGTTTTCCGATTCTTACCGAGTATTCTAA
- a CDS encoding lipocalin family protein: protein MRSILLIICTVLLNGCLGMPESVKPVSDFELNNYLGKWYEVARLDHSFERSLSQVTAEYRVRNDGGVSVLNRGYSEEKGEWKEAEGKAYFVNSPTDGYLKVSFFGPFYGSYVVFELERENYSYAFVSGPNTEYLWLLSRTPRVEPDILEKFVQMSKERGFDTNQLIYVQQQ from the coding sequence ATGAGATCAATCTTGTTGATTATTTGTACTGTTTTATTAAACGGCTGCTTGGGTATGCCCGAATCAGTAAAGCCTGTGTCGGATTTTGAACTGAACAATTATTTAGGTAAATGGTACGAGGTGGCTCGACTTGATCATTCCTTTGAAAGAAGTTTAAGTCAGGTTACTGCGGAATATCGTGTTCGAAATGATGGCGGCGTTTCGGTTCTTAATCGTGGTTATTCCGAAGAGAAAGGTGAGTGGAAAGAGGCTGAAGGCAAAGCTTACTTTGTAAATAGTCCAACAGACGGTTATCTGAAGGTTTCATTTTTTGGTCCGTTTTATGGCTCTTACGTGGTGTTTGAGTTAGAGCGTGAAAACTACAGTTATGCCTTCGTGTCAGGGCCGAATACAGAATATCTGTGGTTACTTTCAAGAACGCCTAGAGTCGAACCAGACATTCTGGAGAAGTTCGTTCAAATGTCGAAAGAGCGTGGTTTTGATACAAATCAGCTCATTTACGTTCAGCAGCAATAA
- a CDS encoding GNAT family N-acetyltransferase: protein MEIEYKVNHPISVEQFVTLLKKTSLGERRPLGNELTIQGMLDNSNLIVTAWLNDQLVGVARSVTDFHYCCYLSDLAVDESVQSNGIGKYLILVTKEELSPSCKLVLLSAPKAQGYYPKIGFEALNSAWVLYRAEQLKIN, encoded by the coding sequence ATGGAAATCGAGTACAAAGTAAACCATCCAATCTCAGTTGAACAATTCGTGACTTTACTGAAGAAAACATCATTGGGTGAGCGGCGTCCTTTGGGTAATGAGCTAACCATTCAGGGTATGCTCGATAACTCTAATTTAATTGTGACCGCATGGCTGAACGATCAACTTGTCGGTGTTGCTCGTTCAGTGACAGATTTCCATTATTGCTGCTATCTGTCTGATTTAGCTGTTGATGAAAGTGTTCAATCCAATGGTATAGGTAAATATCTGATCTTAGTGACCAAAGAAGAGCTGAGCCCAAGCTGTAAATTGGTTTTACTGTCAGCACCGAAAGCACAAGGTTATTATCCGAAAATTGGTTTTGAAGCTCTTAATAGTGCATGGGTTCTATATCGCGCAGAACAGTTGAAAATCAATTAA
- a CDS encoding GNAT family N-acetyltransferase → MIKIRKYEESDASELWELFYHTVRNVNRRDYSQEQVEAWAPDNFDREIWKNKLNAISPFIAEIEGVIVGYADLQESGLIDHFFCHHDYQGKGVARCLMEHVFKVGKARGIAKYCSEVSITARPFYEKFGFKVVKEQAIEVRGQKLQNFVMEKFS, encoded by the coding sequence ATGATCAAAATTAGAAAATACGAAGAATCTGACGCAAGTGAGTTGTGGGAACTTTTTTATCATACGGTTCGTAACGTGAATCGAAGAGACTATTCCCAAGAGCAAGTTGAGGCTTGGGCACCAGATAATTTTGACCGCGAGATATGGAAGAATAAACTTAACGCTATTTCACCTTTTATTGCAGAAATAGAGGGTGTCATTGTTGGTTATGCTGACCTTCAAGAAAGTGGTTTAATCGATCATTTCTTTTGTCATCATGACTACCAAGGTAAAGGTGTTGCTCGTTGTCTTATGGAGCACGTTTTTAAAGTCGGGAAAGCACGTGGTATTGCCAAGTATTGTTCTGAGGTTAGTATTACAGCTCGACCTTTCTACGAAAAATTTGGTTTTAAGGTTGTGAAAGAGCAAGCGATAGAAGTTCGGGGCCAAAAACTGCAGAACTTTGTTATGGAAAAATTCAGCTAA
- a CDS encoding GNAT family N-acetyltransferase yields the protein MIKQLDANEKSVVELSERCFDELRQVYRPTELAVSNKNSAKSEWSCFGFHVDEVLVGVVEAKQVDSELQLSSLAVAPSFRQKGVARKLVDFVVTQFKPIDSVSVWCVEQTGNVAVFKALGFNVVQRFDSDFFILSDGSKAVEVQLKQKVTA from the coding sequence ATGATAAAGCAGCTTGATGCAAATGAAAAATCAGTGGTTGAACTGTCAGAGCGTTGCTTCGACGAACTTCGTCAAGTTTACAGGCCAACTGAGCTCGCAGTTAGCAATAAAAACAGTGCTAAAAGTGAGTGGAGTTGCTTTGGTTTCCATGTTGATGAGGTTTTAGTCGGAGTAGTTGAAGCTAAACAGGTTGACTCAGAGTTACAACTTAGCTCGTTAGCAGTCGCACCAAGTTTTCGCCAAAAAGGTGTAGCGAGAAAGCTCGTCGATTTTGTTGTTACACAGTTTAAGCCTATTGACTCAGTCTCGGTTTGGTGTGTTGAGCAAACAGGTAATGTCGCTGTTTTTAAGGCACTAGGCTTTAATGTGGTTCAACGTTTTGATTCAGACTTTTTCATACTTTCCGACGGTTCAAAAGCGGTAGAAGTTCAGTTAAAACAAAAAGTAACGGCATAA
- a CDS encoding STM4504/CBY_0614 family protein has translation MAIFELFSKKQKKLRGDIPDVYVYDSLPEPLRVQIIHIWNDSLGDILQYFSVEDVQMVYKFIVETLCREYGRFELSSSKIDRERVYITELTNYFLEEHDVEKQLDVVEITFKLIDTVTRDFEYLAKNDASKIADSAIDELNARFKEHGIGFQFTNSEIIRVDSELLHTEAVKPALLLLNQSHYEGAQEEFLFAYEHYRHGRHKESLNDCLKAFESTMKSICDKHGWFYQQNATAKSLIQICFERGLVPTFWQQQMTSLRSLLESSVPTGRNKLSGHGQGSNTIEIPDYLVAYMLHMTASTLVFLTTAESKIA, from the coding sequence ATGGCAATATTTGAATTGTTTTCAAAAAAGCAGAAAAAACTTAGAGGCGATATACCTGATGTATATGTTTATGACTCATTGCCAGAACCGCTACGAGTCCAAATAATTCACATTTGGAATGACTCATTAGGTGACATTCTTCAGTATTTCAGCGTTGAAGATGTCCAAATGGTTTACAAATTTATCGTAGAAACCTTGTGTCGGGAGTATGGGCGATTTGAACTGTCAAGTAGTAAAATTGATAGGGAGCGCGTATATATAACTGAATTAACTAATTATTTTCTCGAGGAGCATGATGTAGAGAAGCAATTGGATGTCGTTGAGATAACTTTCAAGTTAATTGACACAGTTACACGTGACTTTGAATACTTGGCTAAGAATGATGCATCTAAGATAGCCGATAGTGCTATTGATGAACTAAATGCGCGCTTCAAAGAGCATGGGATTGGCTTTCAATTTACAAACAGTGAAATTATCCGAGTAGACTCCGAATTACTTCACACTGAGGCCGTTAAACCAGCTCTTCTTTTACTGAATCAAAGTCATTATGAAGGAGCGCAAGAAGAATTTCTTTTTGCTTATGAACACTATCGTCATGGTCGGCACAAGGAATCACTAAATGATTGCTTAAAGGCTTTTGAAAGCACTATGAAATCAATTTGTGATAAGCATGGTTGGTTCTACCAGCAAAATGCGACAGCTAAGTCGTTAATCCAAATCTGTTTTGAAAGAGGTCTAGTGCCAACATTTTGGCAACAGCAAATGACCTCATTGAGAAGTTTGCTTGAAAGTAGTGTTCCTACAGGCAGAAATAAGCTCAGTGGGCATGGACAAGGCAGCAATACGATCGAGATACCGGATTATTTAGTTGCTTACATGCTTCACATGACCGCTTCAACTTTGGTTTTCTTGACTACTGCTGAATCAAAAATCGCATAA
- a CDS encoding GFA family protein: MPKMYFGSCHCGLIKFEVLADIDHLRECNCSICIRRGALNFRVPKENLTVLTQLTDVSLYQWGSRTAEDYFCPKCGILPFRKPSKLTEAEKAAGKVEFTGWAVNARCINDLNLSEIPVVKIDGASL; the protein is encoded by the coding sequence ATGCCAAAAATGTATTTCGGCTCATGTCATTGTGGGCTGATAAAATTTGAGGTTTTAGCTGATATTGACCATCTTCGTGAATGCAATTGCTCAATCTGTATTCGGAGAGGCGCGCTAAACTTTCGAGTGCCTAAAGAGAATTTAACAGTGCTTACCCAACTGACGGACGTAAGTTTATATCAATGGGGAAGTAGGACCGCGGAAGATTACTTTTGTCCTAAATGTGGCATCCTACCGTTTCGTAAACCAAGCAAGCTAACCGAAGCTGAAAAAGCAGCTGGTAAAGTTGAGTTTACTGGTTGGGCTGTGAATGCCCGCTGTATCAATGACCTGAATTTAAGTGAAATTCCAGTGGTTAAAATAGACGGAGCATCTCTTTAA
- a CDS encoding SH3 domain-containing protein, with translation MEVVTTEKHVSEYPNPFYLKQGDKVALGTIDDEFPNWIFITSSEGEQGWAPVQYIEKIEGGSEGILLKDYDNAELNTVIGEKLSVLFELNEWYRVSRSTGEIGWVPVRSVQRT, from the coding sequence ATGGAAGTAGTTACTACTGAAAAGCACGTCTCAGAATATCCCAATCCGTTTTATTTGAAACAAGGCGATAAAGTAGCTCTAGGCACAATAGACGACGAGTTTCCCAACTGGATCTTTATAACCAGTAGTGAAGGGGAGCAGGGTTGGGCTCCAGTTCAGTATATCGAAAAGATTGAAGGTGGCTCTGAAGGAATCTTGCTTAAAGATTATGACAATGCTGAACTCAATACTGTTATTGGTGAAAAACTGTCAGTGCTATTCGAACTCAATGAGTGGTATCGAGTTTCGAGGTCAACGGGTGAAATTGGTTGGGTACCAGTGCGCTCGGTACAACGTACATAA
- a CDS encoding ASCH domain-containing protein — translation MKALSVVEPWGTMIANQTKLLEIRTWRPEVLPMLNVALVQNRRRLTTEGDEDLTGRVVAIVDIVACEPWVKEDCEHSGCDESEFENGWLAWKLSNIRKLDNPVKAIAKRKFYDLTDSEATKVKLELRT, via the coding sequence GTGAAAGCTCTATCTGTAGTTGAGCCTTGGGGAACAATGATTGCGAACCAAACCAAGTTGTTAGAAATCAGAACTTGGCGTCCAGAAGTGTTACCAATGCTCAATGTTGCTCTGGTCCAAAATCGCAGACGGCTAACGACAGAAGGTGATGAAGATTTGACAGGGCGGGTTGTCGCTATTGTTGATATTGTCGCGTGTGAGCCGTGGGTAAAAGAGGATTGCGAGCATTCAGGCTGTGATGAATCAGAGTTTGAGAATGGCTGGTTGGCATGGAAATTAAGTAATATCAGAAAGCTAGACAACCCAGTTAAGGCCATAGCAAAACGAAAGTTCTACGATTTAACAGATTCAGAAGCCACCAAAGTCAAACTTGAACTACGAACATAA
- a CDS encoding CcdB family protein, which produces MSQFSLYQNNDKSTATAYPYFVDVQSEMLDTLNTRLVIPLTPVEMLEKKAPTHLCPVIHIDEGDFVILTHQMASVPTKILRDPVNELSTFRNEIIAAIDFLITGI; this is translated from the coding sequence ATGTCACAATTTTCACTATACCAAAATAACGATAAAAGCACTGCTACCGCTTACCCATACTTTGTTGATGTTCAAAGTGAAATGCTTGATACGCTGAATACCCGACTGGTGATTCCCTTAACACCAGTTGAAATGTTAGAGAAGAAAGCCCCTACCCACCTGTGCCCAGTGATCCACATTGATGAAGGCGACTTCGTAATCCTAACTCATCAAATGGCGAGTGTTCCAACTAAAATCCTGCGTGATCCTGTGAATGAGTTGAGCACTTTTAGAAATGAGATTATTGCTGCTATCGACTTTCTGATTACTGGCATATAA
- a CDS encoding ISL3 family transposase, giving the protein MATPIGTSPCYIQIANQRIECRACNTLGYLPLNFVPRPKVRYTKGFEQYVLSLSALNVTINAIAKLCGVCWDTVKDIQKHYLQKRYSQPCLKNVTHIGIDEIYCGSKSGFMTVVIDMKTSAVIYTEKGKKAESLDGFWKRKLRCKKPIEAVATDMGQAYISSVKQHAPKAKLVIDRFHVVKRFNEKLTEFRRELQNSMSNKNDAQYLKNTRWLLVSNPDRLDEQGQARLERALAANQPLAVVYYLKEKLRMLWSQPSKIEGERWLESWIDEANHSGIVMLEKFTKTLRKHKDGILAFYDERMNSGRVEGVNNRIKTLNKVAYGYRDWEFFELKIKASHEAKYRFSG; this is encoded by the coding sequence ATCGCTACGCCAATCGGCACTAGCCCCTGTTACATCCAGATAGCAAACCAGCGGATTGAATGCCGAGCTTGTAATACACTCGGGTATTTGCCGCTTAACTTTGTTCCTCGTCCCAAAGTGCGTTACACAAAGGGCTTTGAACAGTATGTTCTCTCGCTGTCAGCATTGAACGTCACCATCAATGCCATTGCCAAGCTATGTGGTGTCTGTTGGGATACAGTGAAAGATATTCAGAAGCATTACCTGCAAAAGCGATACTCTCAACCTTGTCTTAAAAACGTCACTCACATTGGAATTGATGAGATTTACTGTGGCTCAAAAAGTGGCTTCATGACGGTTGTGATTGATATGAAGACAAGTGCCGTCATTTATACAGAGAAAGGAAAGAAGGCCGAAAGCCTTGACGGTTTTTGGAAACGGAAGCTGCGTTGTAAAAAGCCGATTGAAGCCGTCGCCACCGATATGGGACAGGCATACATCTCTTCGGTAAAACAGCACGCCCCGAAGGCGAAGTTGGTCATTGACCGTTTCCACGTGGTGAAGCGTTTTAATGAAAAGCTGACAGAGTTCAGGCGTGAACTACAAAATTCGATGAGTAACAAAAATGACGCTCAATACCTTAAGAATACTCGTTGGTTATTGGTAAGTAATCCCGATAGGTTAGATGAGCAAGGCCAAGCGAGATTGGAGCGAGCACTCGCAGCCAATCAGCCCTTAGCGGTGGTTTATTATTTAAAAGAGAAGTTAAGAATGCTGTGGTCGCAGCCATCAAAGATAGAGGGTGAGAGATGGCTAGAAAGCTGGATAGATGAAGCGAACCACTCAGGCATTGTGATGCTAGAGAAGTTTACTAAGACCCTGAGGAAGCATAAGGATGGGATATTGGCATTTTATGATGAAAGGATGAATAGTGGTCGAGTAGAGGGTGTGAACAACCGAATAAAGACGCTGAACAAAGTCGCCTATGGGTATCGTGATTGGGAATTTTTTGAGTTAAAAATCAAAGCCAGTCATGAGGCGAAGTATCGATTTTCCGGATGA